In Panicum virgatum strain AP13 chromosome 4N, P.virgatum_v5, whole genome shotgun sequence, a single window of DNA contains:
- the LOC120669824 gene encoding pentatricopeptide repeat-containing protein At1g43980, mitochondrial-like isoform X2, translating to MPSSPPPYTDAATLTPRAAAALLASCASRAAAAALHARLLRCSRAFFRSPYLANCLAAAYSRLGAAPSAVVLLRAASRPNVFTRNILLSALLGSGLLGDARRLFDGMPQRDAVTYNAMLSGYAATALPYEALRLFSSMRESGVRPTAFTFSIVSSAVASAHHGQQLHAAAVRHDLAQLDAVVGNVLIDMYRRIGLLQYAARVFSCMEEPDLTSWNSVMSAYKDQALSGAVFDCFLSMRRKGFSVKGFTVSIVLSTCSDVKDFAKDCLMLFNFSEEFQHGAQNLAMH from the exons ATGCCCTCGTCCCCGCCGCCCTATACGGACGCTGCAACCCTCACTCccagggccgccgcggcgctcctcGCCAGCTGCGcctcccgtgccgccgccgcagcgctccACGCGCGCCTCCTCCGCTGCTCCCGCGCCTTCTTCCGCTCCCCGTACCTCGCCaactgcctcgccgccgcctactcccgcctcggcgccgccccGTCCGCCGTCGTGCTCCTGCGCGCCGCCTCCAGGCCCAACGTGTTCACCCGCAACATCCTCCTGTCGGCGCTCCTCGGCTCCGGGCTCCTCGGGGACGCGCGCAGGCTGTTCGACGGGATGCCCCAGAGGGATGCTGTCACCTACAACGCCATGCTCTCCGGCTATGCCGCCACTGCGCTCCCGTACGAGGCGCTCCGTCTTTTCTCCTCCATGAGGGAGAGTGGCGTCAGGCCAACGGCCTTCACCTTCTCCATAGTCTCCTCGGCGGTTGCCTCTGCCCACCACGGCCAGCAGCttcatgccgccgccgtccgacaTGACCTGGCACAACTCGATGCGGTAGTCGGGAATGTGCTCATTGATATGTATCGCCGCATTGGCCTCTTGCAGTATGCAGCACGAGTCTTCTCATGCATGGAAGAACCAGATCTCACGTCCTGGAATTCTGTCATGTCAGCTTACAAGGATCAGGCTCTCAGTGGTGCTGTCTTTGACTGTTTCCTGTCCATGAGGAGAAAAGGTTTCTCCGTCAAAGGCTTCACTGTGTCCATTGTGCTCAGTACCTGCTCAGATGTTAAGGATTTCGCCAAAG ACTGTCTGATGCTGTTCAACTTTTCAGAGGAATTCCAACACGGGGCTCAGAACCTTGCAATGCACTGA
- the LOC120669961 gene encoding LRR receptor kinase SERL2-like isoform X1 has protein sequence MEAPPPSPPSLLLLLLLLVSSPSTSLALLTPQGVNYEVQALMTIKNLLTDPHGVLKNWDKDSVDPCSWTTVTCSQDKLVTGLEAPSQSLSGMLSPTIGNLTNLQIVLLQNNNITGPIPAEIGKLSKLKTLDLSSNHLDGGIPTTVGHLQSLQYLRLNNNTLSGPFPSASANLPQLVFLDLSYNNLSGPIPGSLARTFNIVGNPLICGANTEKDCYGTAPMPMSYNLNSSQGSLPPGKSKSHKFAVAFGTATGCISFLFLAAGFVFWWRHRRNRQILFDVDDQHMENVSLGNVKRFQLRELQSATDNFSSKNILGKGGFGYVYRGQLPDGTLVAVKRLKDGNAAGGEAQFQTEVEMISLALHRNLLRLYGFCMTATERLLVYPYMSNGSVASRLKAKPPLDWATRKRIALGAGRGLLYLHEQCDPKIIHRDVKAANILLDDYCEAIVGDFGLAKLLDHRDSHVTTAVRGTVGHIAPEYLSTGQSSEKTDVFGFGILLLELITGQTVLEFGKAANQKGAMLDWVKKMHQEKKLDVPVDKGLKGGYDRIELEEMVQVALLCTQYLPGHRPKMSEVVRMLEGDGLAERWEASQRADSHKFKVPEFSFSRCYSDLTDDSSLLVQAVELSGPR, from the exons ATGGAAGCGCCTCCACCTTCTCCACCCTCCCTAttgctcctcctgctgcttctcGTCTCCTCTCCTTCGACTTCATTGGCGCTCCTCACCCCCCAGGGCGTCAACTATGAAG TGCAAGCTCTAATGACAATCAAGAACCTGCTCACGGACCCCCATGGCGTGCTCAAGAACTGGGACAAGGACTCCGTCGATCCCTGTAGCTGGACCACGGTCACCTGCTCGCAGGACAAACTCGTCACTGGACT GGAGGCCCCAAGCCAGAGCCTCTCTGGCATGCTCTCCCCAACCATAGGCAACCTCACCAATCTTCAGATCGT TCTCCTGCAGAACAACAACATCACTGGCCCAATCCCAGCAGAGATTGGCAAGCTTTCAAAGCTCAAGACACTTGATCTCTCCAGCAACCACCTGGATGGTGGAATCCCCACCACTGTGGGCCACCTTCAGAGCCTGCAGTACTT GAGGCTCAACAACAACACCCTGTCTGGTCCATTCCCTTCAGCATCAGCTAATTTGCCCCAGCTTGTTTTCCT AGACTTGTCATATAATAACCTGAGTGGTCCAATACCAGGATCTTTGGCAAGAACATTCAA CATTGTTGGGAATCCCCTCATCTGTGGTGCGAACACGGAGAAAGATTGCTACGGGACTGCACCGATGCCAATGTCCTACAATCTGAATAGTTCACAGGGTTCTCTGCCACCGGGAAAATCTAAAAGCCACAAGTTTGCAGTCGCATTTGGGACAGCAACTGGTTGCATCAGCTTCCTCTTCCTAGCTGCTGGATTTGTGTTCTGGTGGAGGCATCGTCGTAACCGGCAGATCCTTTTTGATGTCGACG ACCAACACATGGAGAATG ttAGTCTTGGAAACGTGAAGAGGTTTCAGTTGAGGGAGCTTCAGTCCGCAACAGACAATTTCAGCAGCAAGAACATACTAGGGAAAGGTGGCTTCGGATATGTTTATAGAGGGCAACTCCCTGATGGAACCCTCGTGGCCGTCAAGCGACTCAAGGATGGCAATGCTGCGGGTGGCGAGGCACAGTTTCAGACCGAGGTTGAGATGATTAGCTTGGCACTGCACAGAAATCTTCTCAGGCTCTATGGGTTCTGCATGACCGCCACAGAGAGGCTGCTAGTCTACCCATACATGTCAAATGGAAGCGTCGCATCGCGCCTCAAAG CGAAGCCACCTTTAGACTGGGCGACTAGGAAGAGGATAGCTCTTGGCGCAGGGAGGGGGCTACTCTACCTTCACGAGCAGTGTGACCCCAAGATCATACACAGGGATGTCAAGGCGGCCAACATCCTGCTAGATGACTACTGTGAAGCCATTGTTGGTGACTTTGGGCTCGCTAAACTCCTTGACCACCGGGATTCTCATGTCACCACTGCAGTGAGAGGCACTGTTGGTCACATTGCGCCTGAGTACCTCTCCACTGGCCAATCGTCTGAGAAGACCGACGTCTTTGGCTTTGGCATCCTGTTGCTGGAGCTGATCACCGGTCAGACGGTGCTAGAGTTTGGAAAGGCAGCAAACCAGAAGGGAGCCATGCTGGATTGG GTGAAGAAGATGCACCAAGAGAAGAAGCTGGACGTGCCGGTTGACAAGGGGCTGAAGGGCGGGTACGACAGGATCGAGCTGGAGGAGATGGTGCAGGTCGCGCTGCTGTGCACGCAGTACCTCCCCGGGCACCGGCCCAAGATGTCGGAGGTGGTCCGGATGCTGGAAGGCGACGGGCTCGCTGAGCGGTGGGAGGCCTCGCAGCGCGCCGACTCGCACAAGTTCAAGGTGCCCGAGTTCAGTTTCAGCCGCTGCTACTCCGACCTCACCGACGACTCGTCGCTGTTGGTGCAGGCCGTCGAGCTCTCGGGACCAAGATGA
- the LOC120669824 gene encoding pentatricopeptide repeat-containing protein At1g43980, mitochondrial-like isoform X1: MPSSPPPYTDAATLTPRAAAALLASCASRAAAAALHARLLRCSRAFFRSPYLANCLAAAYSRLGAAPSAVVLLRAASRPNVFTRNILLSALLGSGLLGDARRLFDGMPQRDAVTYNAMLSGYAATALPYEALRLFSSMRESGVRPTAFTFSIVSSAVASAHHGQQLHAAAVRHDLAQLDAVVGNVLIDMYRRIGLLQYAARVFSCMEEPDLTSWNSVMSAYKDQALSGAVFDCFLSMRRKGFSVKGFTVSIVLSTCSDVKDFAKGDQMLALCVKMSFLTNPIVCSAVIDFLCLSDRLSDAVQLFRGIPTRGSEPCNALISGYARSGLMEEALSLFAVSIRNGVVPTEFTFASVLRWSSCFGLMEQGTQIHCLVCKLGFQDDVIVSTALTDMYCKLGLTRHARKIFRAVVAKDLVLWNTMLLGLLQNGRGKEALGTFRRMLKCGIRPDRITLFGALSACSLEGLVAEAMDIITLFKDRYHIMPSLEHYTCVADMLCRAGMLKEAVDFVENKLPEFSAATFSNILEACIIQGNIVMAELVAEKMVMQKSRLSLPYIVLAQIYGARCKWEKMAGVWRSMESQRAKKAWSCSWLCVKNHIYVFTSEQILHHGKGATYEVLDLLFWDMMGQPKKREGLGCIQLFSDCP, encoded by the coding sequence ATGCCCTCGTCCCCGCCGCCCTATACGGACGCTGCAACCCTCACTCccagggccgccgcggcgctcctcGCCAGCTGCGcctcccgtgccgccgccgcagcgctccACGCGCGCCTCCTCCGCTGCTCCCGCGCCTTCTTCCGCTCCCCGTACCTCGCCaactgcctcgccgccgcctactcccgcctcggcgccgccccGTCCGCCGTCGTGCTCCTGCGCGCCGCCTCCAGGCCCAACGTGTTCACCCGCAACATCCTCCTGTCGGCGCTCCTCGGCTCCGGGCTCCTCGGGGACGCGCGCAGGCTGTTCGACGGGATGCCCCAGAGGGATGCTGTCACCTACAACGCCATGCTCTCCGGCTATGCCGCCACTGCGCTCCCGTACGAGGCGCTCCGTCTTTTCTCCTCCATGAGGGAGAGTGGCGTCAGGCCAACGGCCTTCACCTTCTCCATAGTCTCCTCGGCGGTTGCCTCTGCCCACCACGGCCAGCAGCttcatgccgccgccgtccgacaTGACCTGGCACAACTCGATGCGGTAGTCGGGAATGTGCTCATTGATATGTATCGCCGCATTGGCCTCTTGCAGTATGCAGCACGAGTCTTCTCATGCATGGAAGAACCAGATCTCACGTCCTGGAATTCTGTCATGTCAGCTTACAAGGATCAGGCTCTCAGTGGTGCTGTCTTTGACTGTTTCCTGTCCATGAGGAGAAAAGGTTTCTCCGTCAAAGGCTTCACTGTGTCCATTGTGCTCAGTACCTGCTCAGATGTTAAGGATTTCGCCAAAGGTGACCAGATGTTGGCCCTTTGCGTTAAAATGAGCTTCCTTACAAACCCCATTGTTTGTAGTGCTGTTATTGACTTCCTCTGCCTGTCTGACAGACTGTCTGATGCTGTTCAACTTTTCAGAGGAATTCCAACACGGGGCTCAGAACCTTGCAATGCACTGATATCAGGCTATGCAAGGAGCGGCCTAATGGAAGAAGCCCTCAGCCTCTTTGCAGTGTCTATACGAAATGGTGTTGTTCCAACTGAGTTCACATTTGCAAGTGTGCTGAGATGGAGTTCATGCTTTGGTTTAATGGAGCAGGGTACTCAAATCCATTGCCTCGTTTGTAAGCTTGGGTTTCAGGATGATGTAATTGTCTCCACAGCCCTCACAGACATGTACTGTAAGTTAGGGTTAACAAGACATGCAAGGAAAATCTTCAGGGCAGTTGTTGCCAAGGATCTGGTATTATGGAATACAATGTTGCTCGGCCTATTGCAAAATGGAAGAGGTAAGGAAGCCCTTGGAACATTTCGAAGGATGCTCAAGTGTGGTATCCGACCTGATAGAATCACTCTTTTTGGAGCTTTGTCTGCATGTAGTTTGGAAGGTTTGGTAGCTGAAGCAATGGATATAATTACCCTGTTTAAAGATAGGTACCATATTATGCCTAGCCTGGAGCACTATACTTGTGTGGCCGATATGTTATGCCGCGCAGGAATGTTGAAAGAGGCAGTGGATTTTGTAGAGAACAAGCTGCCGGAGTTTAGTGCTGCTACATTCTCTAATATTCTGGAGGCCTGCATAATCCAAGGGAACATTGTCATGGCAGAGCTAGTTGCTGAAAAGATGGTGATGCAAAAATCCCGATTGTCACTGCCATATATTGTTTTAGCTCAAATATATGGTGCCAGATGTAAGTGGGAAAAAATGGCTGGAGTATGGAGGTCAATGGAAAGTCAAAGAGCaaagaaggcttggtcatgcaGCTGGCTATGTGTCAAGAATCATATTTATGTTTTTACATCAGAACAGATATTGCACCATGGAAAAGGTGCTACATATGAGGTGTTGGATCTTCTATTTTGGGACATGATGGGCCAGCCAAAGAAGAGGGAAGGATTAGGCTGTATCCAGCTGTTCTCCGACTGCCCTTAA
- the LOC120669961 gene encoding LRR receptor kinase SERL2-like isoform X2 produces MEAPPPSPPSLLLLLLLLVSSPSTSLALLTPQGVNYEVQALMTIKNLLTDPHGVLKNWDKDSVDPCSWTTVTCSQDKLVTGLEAPSQSLSGMLSPTIGNLTNLQIVLLQNNNITGPIPAEIGKLSKLKTLDLSSNHLDGGIPTTVGHLQSLQYLRLNNNTLSGPFPSASANLPQLVFLDLSYNNLSGPIPGSLARTFNIVGNPLICGANTEKDCYGTAPMPMSYNLNSSQGSLPPGKSKSHKFAVAFGTATGCISFLFLAAGFVFWWRHRRNRQILFDVDVSLGNVKRFQLRELQSATDNFSSKNILGKGGFGYVYRGQLPDGTLVAVKRLKDGNAAGGEAQFQTEVEMISLALHRNLLRLYGFCMTATERLLVYPYMSNGSVASRLKAKPPLDWATRKRIALGAGRGLLYLHEQCDPKIIHRDVKAANILLDDYCEAIVGDFGLAKLLDHRDSHVTTAVRGTVGHIAPEYLSTGQSSEKTDVFGFGILLLELITGQTVLEFGKAANQKGAMLDWVKKMHQEKKLDVPVDKGLKGGYDRIELEEMVQVALLCTQYLPGHRPKMSEVVRMLEGDGLAERWEASQRADSHKFKVPEFSFSRCYSDLTDDSSLLVQAVELSGPR; encoded by the exons ATGGAAGCGCCTCCACCTTCTCCACCCTCCCTAttgctcctcctgctgcttctcGTCTCCTCTCCTTCGACTTCATTGGCGCTCCTCACCCCCCAGGGCGTCAACTATGAAG TGCAAGCTCTAATGACAATCAAGAACCTGCTCACGGACCCCCATGGCGTGCTCAAGAACTGGGACAAGGACTCCGTCGATCCCTGTAGCTGGACCACGGTCACCTGCTCGCAGGACAAACTCGTCACTGGACT GGAGGCCCCAAGCCAGAGCCTCTCTGGCATGCTCTCCCCAACCATAGGCAACCTCACCAATCTTCAGATCGT TCTCCTGCAGAACAACAACATCACTGGCCCAATCCCAGCAGAGATTGGCAAGCTTTCAAAGCTCAAGACACTTGATCTCTCCAGCAACCACCTGGATGGTGGAATCCCCACCACTGTGGGCCACCTTCAGAGCCTGCAGTACTT GAGGCTCAACAACAACACCCTGTCTGGTCCATTCCCTTCAGCATCAGCTAATTTGCCCCAGCTTGTTTTCCT AGACTTGTCATATAATAACCTGAGTGGTCCAATACCAGGATCTTTGGCAAGAACATTCAA CATTGTTGGGAATCCCCTCATCTGTGGTGCGAACACGGAGAAAGATTGCTACGGGACTGCACCGATGCCAATGTCCTACAATCTGAATAGTTCACAGGGTTCTCTGCCACCGGGAAAATCTAAAAGCCACAAGTTTGCAGTCGCATTTGGGACAGCAACTGGTTGCATCAGCTTCCTCTTCCTAGCTGCTGGATTTGTGTTCTGGTGGAGGCATCGTCGTAACCGGCAGATCCTTTTTGATGTCGACG ttAGTCTTGGAAACGTGAAGAGGTTTCAGTTGAGGGAGCTTCAGTCCGCAACAGACAATTTCAGCAGCAAGAACATACTAGGGAAAGGTGGCTTCGGATATGTTTATAGAGGGCAACTCCCTGATGGAACCCTCGTGGCCGTCAAGCGACTCAAGGATGGCAATGCTGCGGGTGGCGAGGCACAGTTTCAGACCGAGGTTGAGATGATTAGCTTGGCACTGCACAGAAATCTTCTCAGGCTCTATGGGTTCTGCATGACCGCCACAGAGAGGCTGCTAGTCTACCCATACATGTCAAATGGAAGCGTCGCATCGCGCCTCAAAG CGAAGCCACCTTTAGACTGGGCGACTAGGAAGAGGATAGCTCTTGGCGCAGGGAGGGGGCTACTCTACCTTCACGAGCAGTGTGACCCCAAGATCATACACAGGGATGTCAAGGCGGCCAACATCCTGCTAGATGACTACTGTGAAGCCATTGTTGGTGACTTTGGGCTCGCTAAACTCCTTGACCACCGGGATTCTCATGTCACCACTGCAGTGAGAGGCACTGTTGGTCACATTGCGCCTGAGTACCTCTCCACTGGCCAATCGTCTGAGAAGACCGACGTCTTTGGCTTTGGCATCCTGTTGCTGGAGCTGATCACCGGTCAGACGGTGCTAGAGTTTGGAAAGGCAGCAAACCAGAAGGGAGCCATGCTGGATTGG GTGAAGAAGATGCACCAAGAGAAGAAGCTGGACGTGCCGGTTGACAAGGGGCTGAAGGGCGGGTACGACAGGATCGAGCTGGAGGAGATGGTGCAGGTCGCGCTGCTGTGCACGCAGTACCTCCCCGGGCACCGGCCCAAGATGTCGGAGGTGGTCCGGATGCTGGAAGGCGACGGGCTCGCTGAGCGGTGGGAGGCCTCGCAGCGCGCCGACTCGCACAAGTTCAAGGTGCCCGAGTTCAGTTTCAGCCGCTGCTACTCCGACCTCACCGACGACTCGTCGCTGTTGGTGCAGGCCGTCGAGCTCTCGGGACCAAGATGA
- the LOC120669961 gene encoding LRR receptor kinase SERL2-like isoform X3 has protein sequence MEAPPPSPPSLLLLLLLLVSSPSTSLALLTPQGVNYEVQALMTIKNLLTDPHGVLKNWDKDSVDPCSWTTVTCSQDKLVTGLEAPSQSLSGMLSPTIGNLTNLQIVLLQNNNITGPIPAEIGKLSKLKTLDLSSNHLDGGIPTTVGHLQSLQYLRLNNNTLSGPFPSASANLPQLVFLDLSYNNLSGPIPGSLARTFNIVGNPLICGANTEKDCYGTAPMPMSYNLNSSQGSLPPGKSKSHKFAVAFGTATGCISFLFLAAGFVFWWRHRRNRQILFDVDAKPPLDWATRKRIALGAGRGLLYLHEQCDPKIIHRDVKAANILLDDYCEAIVGDFGLAKLLDHRDSHVTTAVRGTVGHIAPEYLSTGQSSEKTDVFGFGILLLELITGQTVLEFGKAANQKGAMLDWVKKMHQEKKLDVPVDKGLKGGYDRIELEEMVQVALLCTQYLPGHRPKMSEVVRMLEGDGLAERWEASQRADSHKFKVPEFSFSRCYSDLTDDSSLLVQAVELSGPR, from the exons ATGGAAGCGCCTCCACCTTCTCCACCCTCCCTAttgctcctcctgctgcttctcGTCTCCTCTCCTTCGACTTCATTGGCGCTCCTCACCCCCCAGGGCGTCAACTATGAAG TGCAAGCTCTAATGACAATCAAGAACCTGCTCACGGACCCCCATGGCGTGCTCAAGAACTGGGACAAGGACTCCGTCGATCCCTGTAGCTGGACCACGGTCACCTGCTCGCAGGACAAACTCGTCACTGGACT GGAGGCCCCAAGCCAGAGCCTCTCTGGCATGCTCTCCCCAACCATAGGCAACCTCACCAATCTTCAGATCGT TCTCCTGCAGAACAACAACATCACTGGCCCAATCCCAGCAGAGATTGGCAAGCTTTCAAAGCTCAAGACACTTGATCTCTCCAGCAACCACCTGGATGGTGGAATCCCCACCACTGTGGGCCACCTTCAGAGCCTGCAGTACTT GAGGCTCAACAACAACACCCTGTCTGGTCCATTCCCTTCAGCATCAGCTAATTTGCCCCAGCTTGTTTTCCT AGACTTGTCATATAATAACCTGAGTGGTCCAATACCAGGATCTTTGGCAAGAACATTCAA CATTGTTGGGAATCCCCTCATCTGTGGTGCGAACACGGAGAAAGATTGCTACGGGACTGCACCGATGCCAATGTCCTACAATCTGAATAGTTCACAGGGTTCTCTGCCACCGGGAAAATCTAAAAGCCACAAGTTTGCAGTCGCATTTGGGACAGCAACTGGTTGCATCAGCTTCCTCTTCCTAGCTGCTGGATTTGTGTTCTGGTGGAGGCATCGTCGTAACCGGCAGATCCTTTTTGATGTCGACG CGAAGCCACCTTTAGACTGGGCGACTAGGAAGAGGATAGCTCTTGGCGCAGGGAGGGGGCTACTCTACCTTCACGAGCAGTGTGACCCCAAGATCATACACAGGGATGTCAAGGCGGCCAACATCCTGCTAGATGACTACTGTGAAGCCATTGTTGGTGACTTTGGGCTCGCTAAACTCCTTGACCACCGGGATTCTCATGTCACCACTGCAGTGAGAGGCACTGTTGGTCACATTGCGCCTGAGTACCTCTCCACTGGCCAATCGTCTGAGAAGACCGACGTCTTTGGCTTTGGCATCCTGTTGCTGGAGCTGATCACCGGTCAGACGGTGCTAGAGTTTGGAAAGGCAGCAAACCAGAAGGGAGCCATGCTGGATTGG GTGAAGAAGATGCACCAAGAGAAGAAGCTGGACGTGCCGGTTGACAAGGGGCTGAAGGGCGGGTACGACAGGATCGAGCTGGAGGAGATGGTGCAGGTCGCGCTGCTGTGCACGCAGTACCTCCCCGGGCACCGGCCCAAGATGTCGGAGGTGGTCCGGATGCTGGAAGGCGACGGGCTCGCTGAGCGGTGGGAGGCCTCGCAGCGCGCCGACTCGCACAAGTTCAAGGTGCCCGAGTTCAGTTTCAGCCGCTGCTACTCCGACCTCACCGACGACTCGTCGCTGTTGGTGCAGGCCGTCGAGCTCTCGGGACCAAGATGA
- the LOC120669825 gene encoding peroxidase 11-like, producing MAAGVLCFRAFALSMACLLLAVPLLVAQDPSKLSLEYYSKTCPNVEHVVRTEMECAVRADTRNAALMLRLHFHDCFVQGCDGSVLLDDTATMIGEKQADQNVNSLKGFELVDKIKEKLEAECPGTVSCADLLAIAARDAVVLVGGPYWDVPVGRLDSKKASLDLANSDIPTAQQGLLTLIAKFWQKGLDATDMVALVGSHSIGFARCENFRDRIYGDFEMTSKYNPSSEAYLSKLKEVCPRDSGDDNISAMDSHTSAIFDNAYYETLIKGEGLLNSDQEMWSSLAGYSTADTVNKYWADPAAFFKQFSDSMVKMGNITNPAGGEVRKNCRFVNT from the exons ATGGCTGCAGGCGTGCTGTGCTTCAGGGCGTTTGCCCTCTCCATGGCCTGCCTTCTCCTTGCCGTGCCCCTGCTAGTGGCTCAGGACCCTTCGAAGCTGAGCCTGGAGTACTACTCCAAGACATGCCCGAATGTGGAGCACGTTGTCCGCACGGAGATGGAGTGCGCGGTGCGTGCCGACACCCGCAATGCCGCCCTAATGCTTCGCCTACATTTCCATGACTGCTTCGTTCAG GGATGTGATGGATCAGTGCTGCTTGATGACACGGCGACCATGATTGGGGAGAAGCAGGCGGACCAGAACGTCAACTCGCTAAAAGGGTTCGAGCTGGTCGACAAGATCAAggagaagctggaagctgagtGCCCCGGAACCGTTTCTTGCGCAGACTTGCTCGCCATTGCAGCTAGGGACGCAGTTGTGCTG GTAGGTGGGCCTTACTGGGATGTCCCGGTAGGAAGATTGGACTCCAAGAAAGCAAGCCTGGACCTAGCAAACAGTGACATCCCTACAGCTCAGCAGGGCCTTCTCACACTCATTGCCAAATTCTGGCAGAAAGGCCTTGATGCCACTGACATGGTGGCCCTCGTTG GCTCGCACTCGATTGGATTCGCCAGGTGCGAGAATTTCCGGGACAGGATCTACGGCGACTTCGAAATGACATCGAAGTACAATCCATCATCGGAGGCATACCTCAGCAAGCTGAAAGAGGTCTGCCCCCGGGACAGCGGCGACGACAACATCAGCGCCATGGACAGCCACACCTCTGCAATCTTCGACAATGCCTACTACGAGACGCTCATCAAGGGCGAGGGCCTCCTCAACTCCGACCAGGAGATGTGGTCCAGCCTCGCCGGGTACTCGACAGCCGACACCGTGAACAAGTATTGGGCCGACCCCGCCGCATTCTTCAAGCAGTTCTCCGACTCCATGGTGAAGATGGGCAACATTACCAACCCCGCCGGTGGCGAGGTCCGGAAGAACTGCAGATTTGTCAACACATAG
- the LOC120669824 gene encoding pentatricopeptide repeat-containing protein At1g43980, mitochondrial-like isoform X3: protein MPSSPPPYTDAATLTPRAAAALLASCASRAAAAALHARLLRCSRAFFRSPYLANCLAAAYSRLGAAPSAVVLLRAASRPNVFTRNILLSALLGSGLLGDARRLFDGMPQRDAVTYNAMLSGYAATALPYEALRLFSSMRESGVRPTAFTFSIVSSAVASAHHGQQLHAAAVRHDLAQLDAVVGNVLIDMYRRIGLLQYAARVFSCMEEPDLTSWNSVMSAYKDQALSGAVFDCFLSMRRKGFSVKGFTVSIVLSTCSDVKDFAKEEFQHGAQNLAMH from the exons ATGCCCTCGTCCCCGCCGCCCTATACGGACGCTGCAACCCTCACTCccagggccgccgcggcgctcctcGCCAGCTGCGcctcccgtgccgccgccgcagcgctccACGCGCGCCTCCTCCGCTGCTCCCGCGCCTTCTTCCGCTCCCCGTACCTCGCCaactgcctcgccgccgcctactcccgcctcggcgccgccccGTCCGCCGTCGTGCTCCTGCGCGCCGCCTCCAGGCCCAACGTGTTCACCCGCAACATCCTCCTGTCGGCGCTCCTCGGCTCCGGGCTCCTCGGGGACGCGCGCAGGCTGTTCGACGGGATGCCCCAGAGGGATGCTGTCACCTACAACGCCATGCTCTCCGGCTATGCCGCCACTGCGCTCCCGTACGAGGCGCTCCGTCTTTTCTCCTCCATGAGGGAGAGTGGCGTCAGGCCAACGGCCTTCACCTTCTCCATAGTCTCCTCGGCGGTTGCCTCTGCCCACCACGGCCAGCAGCttcatgccgccgccgtccgacaTGACCTGGCACAACTCGATGCGGTAGTCGGGAATGTGCTCATTGATATGTATCGCCGCATTGGCCTCTTGCAGTATGCAGCACGAGTCTTCTCATGCATGGAAGAACCAGATCTCACGTCCTGGAATTCTGTCATGTCAGCTTACAAGGATCAGGCTCTCAGTGGTGCTGTCTTTGACTGTTTCCTGTCCATGAGGAGAAAAGGTTTCTCCGTCAAAGGCTTCACTGTGTCCATTGTGCTCAGTACCTGCTCAGATGTTAAGGATTTCGCCAAAG AGGAATTCCAACACGGGGCTCAGAACCTTGCAATGCACTGA